One Cryptococcus neoformans var. neoformans B-3501A chromosome 10, whole genome shotgun sequence DNA window includes the following coding sequences:
- a CDS encoding hypothetical protein (Match to EST gb|CF185301.1|CF185301): MHFHLQLEQQAGRGTMSGRPRRAAAAPSRHPVPADAVDFKDADPEFLALSLKQRRSIDRAFEKGVRTTKGDDKRKRRKIANGKAVDVSDAEDGGIVDESGGEALMEEGGGRVPFSQDTDGGFVAEDDGGGFVMDDHAGGFVPDNDQGGFLPDDDAGGFVTDNGYQDRVVSEPLKISKHHSSSHYSPQTATRLVPLYLLPTLLTSLGLPSDEDVLQVFRASAMGWDESSDKHSLDKEDAVGVELKDFRAVCAALMDPDDGEERENVELGSDDGDDDEDAFQPSDAESVLTSLSQSSYGGTPSKSCSKKAGNKSRKTWAKGKGTIEGQINLSSNQRAMVKDIWDMLKPSEKQKKFGADILGRNEVKELVRKLGEMWSDEEVTDMVTLFSSQHEGRGLTFEDFGRVMLRAGLV; the protein is encoded by the exons ATGCATTTTCATCTCCAACTTGAACAACAGGCTGGCAGAGGCACCATG TCCGGCAGACCGCGgcgagcagcagcagctccTTCGCGCCACCCAGTTCCCGCCGACGCCGTTGACTTCAAAGATGCGGACCCCGAGTTTCTGGCTCTCAGCCTCAAGCAGCGACGATCAATTGATAGAGCATTTGAAAAAGGTGTCAGAACAACAAAAGGTGATgataagagaaaaagacGGAAAATTGCGAATGGAAAAGCGGTGGACGTCTCGGACGCTGAAGACGGTGGTATTGTAGATGAAAGTGGCGGGGAAGCGCTCatggaggaaggtggtggcAGAGTGCCTTTTTCACAGGATACTGATGGAGGATTCGTagcggaagatgatggaggggGATTTGTCATGGATGATCACGCTGGAGGATTTGTCCCCGACAACGATCAAGGCGGATTCCTTCCCGATGACGATGCTGGCGGTTTCGTCACCGACAACGGATATCAAGACCGCGTTGTATCAGAACCTTTAAAAATTTCGAAGCACCATTCGTCCTCCCATTATTCGCCACAGACAGCCACCAGGCTTGTTCCTCTCTATCTTCTGCCCACCCTGTTGACCTCCCTTGGGCTTCCTTCAGACGAGGATGTGCTCCAAGTCTTCCGTGCCTCCGCGATGGGATGGGATGAAAGTAGCGATAAGCACAGTCTAGATAAAGAAGACGCAGTCGGGGTAGAACTTAAAGACTTCAGAGCGGTGTGCGCAGCACTTATGGATCcagatgatggagaagaaagggaaaatgTGGAATTGGGTAGTGACGAcggcgatgatgatgaagatgcctTCCAGCCTTCCGACGCCGAGTCTGTCCTGACCTCATTATCGCAGTCCTCATATGGAGGTACGCCTAGTAAAAGCTGCTCCAAGAAGGCAGGAAACAAGTCACGGAAAACGTGGGCAAAAGGCAAGGGTACGATCGAGGGCCAGATAAATCTTTCCTCAAATCAGAGGGCGATGGTCAAAGATATCTGGGATATGCTTAAACCTTCAGAGAAACAGAAGAAGTTTGGGGCGGATATTTTAGGGCGAAACGAAGTGAAAGAGCTGGTCAGGAAGCTCGGTGAGATGTggagtgatgaagag GTCACGGACATGGTGACGCTTTTCTCAAGTCAACATGAGGGCAGAGGACTTACTTTTGAAGATTTTGGAAGAGTGATGCTTCGGGCTGGCCTTGTCTGA